From Nitrososphaerales archaeon:
CCATTTATGCCACCCACCCCTTACACTCACTATCTAACGTTGAAGATTGAAGAGATGTTTAAAGAGCTTAAGGAAGGGCGATCTGTCTATATTTACAATAAAGGGATCGTCGGTGATCTAACGAGCGGTATGCTTCACCGCTTCTACGATGATGTAATTTCATTAAAGCCCGAATACGTTATCATACTCGGGGGATCTAACGATATTGGATGGGGCTTCCCTCCCTCGATGGTCTTTAAAAATTTAGAGAAGATGTATTCTACTGCAAGAAAGCATGGTATAGAACCTATTGCTTGTACAATTCCTTCTATATTGGGTTTTGATAGCTTGATACCTCCGAGAATAGAATTGAATAATCTCATTAAAGATTATTGTGAGAAGAATAAGGTTCCTCTTGCAGATCTCTTTACTATAACATCCGATCCAAATACCAAAAGACTTCGTGAAGAATATTCAGATGATGGTCTTCATCTAACTACAGAAGGTTATAAAAAGATCGCCGATGTGATCTTTGAGGTACTGCGTGATCTTATCGTTAGAAAGATGAATCTATAAAAAGCCCTAAAGATGAATGTAAATTTTGAAAAGGATCGAATGTATCAATTTGTTATACATCGACTTATCTTATTAATCTTAACTAACCATGTACAACTTTAGCCTTTCTTCATTCACCTTCAATCCTAATCCAATTTCATCTACCACTTTTATATGGCCTTTCGAGAAAATCTCGATCGGTGAATGTAATATTTCGTTTGCCAATGGATTTGGGCTTTCTTTTATATCGTAGATTTCATAGGTTAAGAATGTGTCTTCAGGTAAAGATGCCGATAATTGAATACTTGCAGCTCTACAACCAGCACCAGACAATCCTATATGTGGTGTATAAGGAAGGTTGAACGTTCTCGCCAAATTTGCAATCTTCATACACTCAGTAATTCCGCCAGCTCTTGAAATATCCGGTTGAACAATATCGATCGCTTCATTCATTATCAACTCTTTAAAATCGTACCTTGTAAAATGTGATTCTCCAGCACAGATCGGAACATCTAACTTCCTTTTTAATTGCTTATAACCTTCCAGATCGTACGGAGGGACCGGTTCTTCAAACCAGGAAATCTCCATAGATTCTAACACCTTGCCCAACCTTAATGCTTTAGTAAAGTTATATGCAGAATTAGCATCCACCATTATCTCTACACCATTTCCAACTTCTCTTCTAATCGCTCTTAGATTCATTATATCTCTCTCAACACCCATTCCAACCTTGACCTTGATTTGATCATGCCCTTCATCGACCCATTCTCTAGCCCTCCTTGCCATATTCTCTGGTTTATCAAAGAGTATCGATGATGCATAAGCCTTTAACTCGCTTCGAAACTTTCCTCCCAGTAGCATATGAACTGGTTGCTTAAGGTACTTGCCCTTTAAATCCCAAAGTGCGATATCGACACCAGACATCGCTTCGATGAAGTAGCCTTTATAATGGCCCCTTGTCTTCAATGCTGAAAATATCATCTCCCACAACACTTCAATCTCCAAAGGGTCCTTACCGATGATTATCGGTTTGATCAATTTCTCAATGATCTTTGCAGTTGCCTGTGGAACTTCTCTTGTCAAACTCTCTCCATAACCGAATAGGCCTTCATCACTAACGACTTTAACGAAGCATGCTGAATATCCCTTT
This genomic window contains:
- a CDS encoding mandelate racemase/muconate lactonizing enzyme family protein, with the translated sequence MKIVDILVYPLYAEAKGAISGYLPYGDELSKKVRKGYSACFVKVVSDEGLFGYGESLTREVPQATAKIIEKLIKPIIIGKDPLEIEVLWEMIFSALKTRGHYKGYFIEAMSGVDIALWDLKGKYLKQPVHMLLGGKFRSELKAYASSILFDKPENMARRAREWVDEGHDQIKVKVGMGVERDIMNLRAIRREVGNGVEIMVDANSAYNFTKALRLGKVLESMEISWFEEPVPPYDLEGYKQLKRKLDVPICAGESHFTRYDFKELIMNEAIDIVQPDISRAGGITECMKIANLARTFNLPYTPHIGLSGAGCRAASIQLSASLPEDTFLTYEIYDIKESPNPLANEILHSPIEIFSKGHIKVVDEIGLGLKVNEERLKLYMVS
- a CDS encoding GDSL-type esterase/lipase family protein, encoding MEKRLVIVALGDSLTVGFQSNNPFMPPTPYTHYLTLKIEEMFKELKEGRSVYIYNKGIVGDLTSGMLHRFYDDVISLKPEYVIILGGSNDIGWGFPPSMVFKNLEKMYSTARKHGIEPIACTIPSILGFDSLIPPRIELNNLIKDYCEKNKVPLADLFTITSDPNTKRLREEYSDDGLHLTTEGYKKIADVIFEVLRDLIVRKMNL